One segment of Natronosalvus halobius DNA contains the following:
- a CDS encoding VOC family protein has translation MLTDTPGLHHVTTITGPPQPTLDFYLETLGLTLCCRTVNFEDILVHHLYFGDPSATPGAILTCFPYGDVDPGRLGAPQPTAVAFTVPPESISSWRRRLEGRGHEVAEKSRFDERVLSITDPDGTPIELVERSPPISRPSPIEAREDGPVPPSVGIRGLEGVTLTPVDPYATAATLETLGLERVGQEGDRIRYRASGTHARVIDVLDRSLPYGREGPGTIHHVAVRAASVDELYEWHGLFRERGYDTSRVKDRHFYHSLYVRGPGGVLFELATDSPGFDVADSSSDALYLPPRFEADRELIESQLPPVTIPGGDGRDEGTLRADETDEVVAGETGESGANDTDEAVTDETDEAVTDETDDQVDRP, from the coding sequence ATGCTTACCGACACCCCCGGACTCCACCACGTCACGACGATCACGGGCCCGCCTCAGCCGACGCTCGACTTCTATCTCGAGACCCTCGGGCTGACCCTGTGCTGTCGGACGGTCAACTTCGAAGACATCCTCGTTCACCACCTCTACTTCGGCGACCCGTCGGCGACACCGGGAGCGATCCTGACCTGCTTTCCCTACGGCGATGTCGATCCAGGACGCCTCGGTGCGCCCCAGCCGACGGCCGTCGCCTTCACGGTCCCACCGGAGTCGATCTCGTCCTGGCGGCGGCGACTTGAGGGCCGGGGTCACGAGGTCGCGGAGAAATCCCGGTTCGACGAACGCGTGCTCTCGATCACCGATCCCGACGGAACGCCGATCGAACTCGTCGAGAGGTCGCCGCCGATTTCGAGGCCGTCACCGATCGAGGCACGGGAGGACGGCCCCGTTCCGCCGTCCGTCGGCATCCGCGGACTCGAAGGCGTGACGCTCACGCCGGTCGATCCCTACGCGACCGCGGCCACGCTCGAGACCCTGGGACTCGAGCGAGTCGGCCAGGAGGGAGACCGAATTCGCTATCGTGCAAGCGGTACTCACGCGAGAGTTATCGACGTCCTGGATCGATCCCTGCCGTACGGCCGCGAGGGCCCGGGGACGATCCACCACGTCGCCGTCCGGGCTGCGAGCGTCGACGAACTCTACGAGTGGCACGGCCTGTTCCGTGAGCGGGGGTACGACACGTCCCGGGTGAAAGACCGCCACTTCTATCACTCGCTGTACGTCCGCGGGCCGGGCGGCGTCCTGTTCGAGCTCGCGACCGATTCGCCGGGCTTCGATGTCGCCGACTCGAGTTCCGACGCGCTGTACCTGCCACCCCGGTTCGAGGCCGACCGTGAACTGATCGAGAGCCAGTTACCGCCGGTGACGATTCCCGGTGGCGACGGGCGTGACGAGGGTACGTTGAGAGCCGATGAGACTGACGAGGTGGTGGCTGGCGAGACCGGCGAATCTGGAGCAAACGATACCGACGAAGCGGTGACAGACGAAACCGACGAAGCGGTGACAGACGAAACCGACGACCAGGTCGATCGGCCGTGA
- a CDS encoding alpha/beta hydrolase, translating into MTEDRPPSHATEPILQAGAPAGASRAALVVVHGRGATAQGAINLFEPLSRHGLAVFAPQAFRGRWYPSTSTPETGLEPDDPWLAASIDRVETCLERAASVGIGAERTVLVGFSQGARVVAGFLCQFPRRYGGAGILAGTVPGVSSESDGSSDRQLRSRPWPQSQSRRRPPDGSLEGTPILLAFGDDDPYVSPAAARASATVLEELGGDVEVMSTPDTGHAVSDEAFVWFERRTEAVLESATR; encoded by the coding sequence GTGACCGAGGATCGACCACCCTCGCACGCGACCGAGCCGATACTCCAGGCCGGAGCGCCGGCGGGGGCGAGCCGAGCCGCCCTCGTCGTCGTCCACGGCCGGGGCGCGACCGCACAGGGGGCGATCAACCTCTTCGAGCCGCTCTCGCGCCACGGCCTCGCCGTCTTCGCCCCACAGGCGTTTCGGGGCCGTTGGTATCCGTCGACGTCGACGCCTGAAACAGGACTCGAGCCGGACGACCCCTGGCTCGCGGCGAGCATCGACCGCGTCGAGACGTGTCTCGAACGAGCGGCGAGTGTCGGCATCGGTGCCGAGCGAACGGTGCTCGTCGGCTTCTCCCAGGGGGCTCGCGTCGTGGCCGGATTTCTGTGCCAGTTCCCTCGACGTTACGGCGGTGCCGGCATCCTCGCTGGAACGGTTCCTGGCGTCTCGAGCGAGTCCGACGGTTCGTCGGACCGCCAGTTGCGGTCTCGGCCCTGGCCGCAGTCTCAGTCCCGGCGTCGGCCACCCGACGGCTCGCTCGAGGGAACCCCAATCTTGCTCGCGTTCGGCGACGACGACCCGTACGTCTCCCCGGCGGCCGCGCGAGCGAGTGCGACGGTTCTCGAGGAATTGGGTGGCGACGTCGAGGTGATGTCGACGCCGGACACCGGCCACGCCGTCAGCGACGAAGCGTTCGTCTGGTTCGAGCGACGGACCGAGGCGGTGCTCGAGTCGGCGACTCGGTAG
- a CDS encoding winged helix-turn-helix transcriptional regulator, with amino-acid sequence MVSSSTRLVTSLLFVFVVTTASVVGIVAGTAVAVATGDDDIDGSSVGTLLESTTLPVDELDDGLDDDIEETNETVNETTDSDGNVTDGNVTDGNVTDESENTTDFVEDETDETADTDDAVDTDDAIDTDENLTDDVGGTAESDETVIDDGDDVVADSSDTLENTTDGTTETVNDTTATTEMVVETAESTTETVEDTTNETIHAVEDTTDETVSTVENATDETANAVEDVTDETAGAIEETANETADVIEETANSIDDTTTTDAVTELETTTTLTGTSLLEKQLDADASVDASVGDAESDDDADESLEETETALDGETDENEATEGNEDRDDDATTTTDDSGSGFGSASSPETQHAVNGVLVGLLGAVAVSGMGASAGAGAGAGAGAGAGAGTSATNAVASWTGSQPRRLLAALRDALPVPIEALALLRYSRYDDSDPLENDHRRTVFDTITEEPGLYLSALSDRSGVALSTVRHHVRVLEDENLLTSVKVGGKRRYFPIEADGADGMDGVGGTDGADHERYAIFAEPARRRVLEELAALEHASNGRLAEALDLDPSTVSHHLTTLEEAGFVVRERDGRAVRNRLSEDARSALLETEADADSSDPASAPAPADD; translated from the coding sequence ATGGTTTCGTCGAGCACCCGTCTCGTCACCAGTCTCCTCTTCGTCTTCGTCGTGACCACGGCCAGTGTCGTGGGGATCGTCGCCGGAACCGCGGTAGCGGTGGCCACGGGAGACGACGACATCGACGGCTCGAGCGTGGGTACGCTGCTCGAGTCGACGACTCTGCCAGTCGACGAGTTGGACGACGGTCTGGACGACGATATCGAAGAGACGAACGAGACGGTCAATGAGACGACGGACTCGGACGGAAACGTAACTGACGGGAACGTAACTGACGGGAACGTAACCGACGAGAGTGAGAATACCACCGACTTCGTCGAAGACGAAACCGACGAGACAGCCGACACCGACGACGCGGTCGACACCGACGACGCAATTGACACTGACGAAAATCTAACCGACGACGTCGGTGGGACGGCTGAATCCGACGAAACCGTGATCGACGATGGAGACGACGTGGTTGCTGACTCGAGTGACACGCTCGAAAACACGACCGATGGAACTACTGAGACAGTCAACGACACGACGGCCACGACGGAGATGGTAGTCGAAACGGCAGAAAGCACTACCGAAACCGTCGAGGACACCACGAACGAAACAATCCATGCGGTCGAGGACACGACTGACGAGACGGTCAGTACCGTCGAAAATGCGACTGACGAGACTGCCAACGCGGTCGAGGACGTGACCGACGAGACTGCCGGCGCAATCGAGGAAACGGCTAACGAGACCGCCGACGTGATCGAGGAGACGGCCAACTCGATTGATGACACCACGACTACCGACGCCGTGACCGAACTCGAGACCACGACCACGCTCACGGGCACTTCCCTGCTCGAGAAACAACTCGACGCCGACGCGAGCGTCGACGCGTCGGTTGGTGACGCGGAATCCGATGACGACGCAGACGAATCGCTCGAGGAAACTGAGACGGCGCTCGACGGGGAAACGGACGAGAACGAAGCCACTGAAGGGAACGAGGATCGAGACGATGACGCCACGACAACCACCGACGATAGCGGGTCCGGATTCGGCTCCGCTTCGAGTCCCGAGACGCAACATGCCGTCAACGGTGTGCTCGTTGGGTTACTCGGCGCAGTAGCCGTGTCGGGAATGGGGGCTAGCGCTGGTGCTGGTGCCGGTGCCGGTGCCGGCGCTGGCGCCGGTGCCGGGACCAGCGCAACGAACGCCGTCGCCAGCTGGACTGGCAGCCAGCCTCGTCGATTGCTGGCTGCGCTCCGGGACGCGCTCCCGGTCCCGATCGAGGCGTTGGCCCTGCTTCGATACAGCCGCTACGACGACTCGGATCCGCTCGAGAACGACCACAGGCGAACCGTCTTCGACACGATCACCGAGGAGCCGGGACTGTACCTCTCGGCACTCAGCGACCGGAGCGGCGTCGCCCTGTCGACCGTTCGCCACCACGTCCGGGTACTCGAGGATGAGAACCTGCTCACTTCGGTCAAGGTCGGCGGCAAGCGACGCTACTTCCCGATCGAGGCGGACGGGGCAGACGGGATGGACGGAGTGGGCGGGACGGACGGGGCCGACCACGAGCGATACGCCATCTTCGCCGAACCGGCCCGCCGACGGGTGCTCGAGGAACTAGCCGCACTCGAGCACGCGTCCAACGGACGCCTCGCCGAGGCGCTCGACCTCGATCCGAGCACCGTCTCCCACCACCTCACGACGCTCGAAGAGGCGGGCTTCGTCGTCCGCGAGCGAGACGGCCGAGCCGTCCGCAATCGACTCTCCGAGGACGCCAGGTCGGCTCTGCTCGAGACCGAGGCCGACGCCGACTCGAGCGATCCGGCGTCAGCTCCGGCGCCCGCTGACGACTGA
- a CDS encoding SDR family oxidoreductase: MTKAAADDADGVATDEPSADREGIDRSEDASRPGTAEAARDAEGYTRKRCVLITGCSSGIGRATARAFLDENWRVVATARDTSDIEDLADAGCETLELNVTDPDQVARVVERTVDVGGAIDCLVNNAGYAQMGPIEDTSTADLHHQFDVNVYGPHRLARAVLPHMRAQGSGRIVNVSSVLGRLSFAGTGPYSGSKHALEAMSDALRAEVEGFGVDVVLVEPGPVETSFTERVEEEVPDDRTPAYESLYEIIEESQLVGGGGPLASDPEDVAAAIVHAGTCPEPPARYPVGPLAEYGLYARFLPDGLRDAAYGLVKKLV; encoded by the coding sequence ATGACGAAGGCAGCGGCGGACGACGCAGACGGGGTGGCCACCGACGAGCCATCCGCCGATCGCGAGGGTATCGACCGGAGTGAAGATGCGTCCCGCCCGGGGACGGCCGAAGCCGCTCGAGACGCCGAAGGGTACACGCGAAAGCGATGCGTCCTGATCACCGGCTGCTCGTCCGGAATCGGGCGGGCGACCGCCCGCGCGTTCCTGGACGAGAACTGGCGGGTCGTCGCGACCGCTCGCGACACGTCCGACATCGAGGACCTCGCCGACGCCGGGTGTGAGACGCTCGAGCTAAATGTCACCGATCCCGACCAGGTCGCTCGCGTCGTCGAGCGAACGGTCGACGTCGGCGGCGCGATCGACTGTCTGGTCAACAACGCCGGCTACGCCCAGATGGGGCCGATAGAGGACACGTCGACGGCCGACCTCCACCACCAGTTCGACGTCAACGTCTACGGCCCGCATCGCCTCGCTCGTGCGGTGCTTCCGCACATGCGGGCGCAAGGGTCCGGCCGGATCGTCAACGTTTCCTCGGTACTCGGTCGCCTCTCCTTCGCCGGAACCGGCCCCTATTCGGGGTCGAAACACGCGCTCGAGGCGATGAGCGATGCACTCCGCGCAGAGGTCGAGGGGTTCGGAGTCGACGTCGTGCTCGTCGAACCAGGGCCGGTCGAGACCTCGTTCACCGAACGGGTCGAGGAGGAAGTGCCGGACGACCGCACGCCAGCCTACGAGTCGCTCTACGAGATCATCGAGGAGAGCCAACTCGTCGGTGGCGGCGGTCCGCTCGCCTCGGACCCCGAGGACGTCGCTGCGGCCATCGTCCACGCGGGGACGTGTCCAGAGCCGCCGGCCCGGTACCCGGTCGGCCCGCTCGCCGAGTACGGCCTCTACGCGCGCTTTCTTCCCGACGGCCTCCGGGATGCCGCCTACGGGCTCGTCAAGAAACTGGTCTGA
- a CDS encoding plastocyanin produces the protein MTRSRLVSRRRFVALLGATSGSSLVAGCLAEGEPESDDDPEDESDDTTTESNGSDDDSTTGESEPDDNESDSDGETEEDDGQSDHEPDANGGNEDGDSDGTDETDSSDETAPADVDEFVFEARTSHFTGVQPSAIADERNPTLVLTEGERYTITWHNADGHVHNVEIRDENDDVVQDYRTEPTGAESQSLTFEATTDAAAYVCDLHDSWGQRGSIDIVSDGGGG, from the coding sequence ATGACGCGCTCGAGACTCGTTTCGCGACGCCGGTTCGTGGCCCTCCTCGGGGCGACTTCGGGGTCGTCGCTCGTGGCCGGGTGTCTGGCGGAGGGAGAGCCGGAATCCGACGACGACCCGGAGGACGAAAGCGACGACACAACGACCGAATCGAACGGTTCTGACGACGACTCCACGACCGGTGAGAGCGAACCGGACGACAACGAATCCGATAGCGACGGCGAGACGGAAGAGGACGACGGCCAATCCGACCACGAACCCGACGCAAACGGTGGCAACGAGGACGGCGACAGCGACGGAACGGACGAAACGGATAGCTCCGACGAGACGGCCCCGGCGGACGTCGACGAATTCGTCTTCGAGGCCCGAACGTCTCACTTCACGGGGGTCCAGCCGTCTGCCATCGCCGACGAACGGAACCCGACGCTCGTGCTCACCGAGGGAGAACGATACACGATCACCTGGCACAACGCAGACGGACACGTACACAACGTCGAAATCCGGGACGAAAACGATGACGTCGTCCAGGACTACCGAACTGAACCAACGGGGGCCGAGTCCCAGTCGCTCACGTTCGAGGCGACTACGGATGCGGCGGCGTACGTCTGCGATTTGCACGACTCCTGGGGCCAGCGCGGGTCCATCGACATCGTTTCGGACGGTGGTGGCGGGTAG
- a CDS encoding phosphatase PAP2 family protein, which yields MSLGIDIVNPIQSTVPDWQALVVALLTQLGDIWFVVVVLLGLYWFHPSKRRQVATLAGVMLSGIGIYRGFKSLFAIPRPDQPLRDPETVSTMVQPLYEATATATGYGFPSGHATTSTILYFGLAGVLAVGSRRTRYAAAAALVATVSATRVVLRVHYVQDVVAGVALGLTLLAGTYLVLSRVDTDEPAATFGLAILCSGFYLYTSAAEPDAILLAGATLGAFVGWQVTRIDGSRIRMTPFGRPVSSRALIVALSLGAAVLAVATVTRVPALATSLVAGLFTAFAISAPVVRPSSLERVVPA from the coding sequence ATGAGCCTGGGAATCGACATCGTCAACCCGATCCAGTCGACGGTTCCGGACTGGCAGGCCCTCGTCGTCGCCCTGCTCACTCAGCTCGGCGATATCTGGTTCGTCGTCGTCGTCCTCCTGGGGCTATACTGGTTCCACCCGTCGAAACGCCGCCAGGTTGCCACCCTTGCTGGGGTGATGCTCTCGGGTATCGGTATCTATCGCGGCTTCAAGTCCCTGTTCGCGATTCCGCGTCCGGACCAGCCGCTCCGGGATCCGGAGACGGTCTCGACGATGGTCCAGCCGCTGTACGAGGCGACCGCGACCGCGACCGGGTACGGCTTTCCGAGCGGTCATGCCACGACGAGCACGATCCTCTACTTCGGCCTGGCAGGGGTCCTCGCCGTCGGAAGCCGGCGGACGCGATACGCCGCTGCCGCCGCCCTCGTCGCCACCGTCTCGGCGACTCGCGTCGTCCTCCGCGTCCACTACGTCCAGGACGTCGTCGCCGGCGTTGCTCTCGGGTTGACGCTGCTGGCCGGGACGTACCTCGTCCTCTCTCGCGTCGACACCGACGAACCCGCAGCGACCTTCGGGCTGGCCATCCTGTGTAGCGGGTTCTACCTGTACACCAGCGCCGCCGAACCGGACGCAATACTCCTGGCCGGAGCCACCCTGGGTGCGTTCGTCGGCTGGCAGGTGACCCGAATCGACGGCAGCCGAATCCGGATGACGCCGTTCGGTCGCCCCGTTTCGAGTCGCGCGCTGATCGTGGCACTGTCGCTGGGCGCGGCAGTCCTCGCCGTCGCGACGGTTACCCGGGTGCCCGCATTGGCCACGAGTCTCGTTGCGGGCCTGTTCACGGCGTTTGCGATCAGTGCACCCGTCGTCCGACCTTCGAGCCTCGAACGCGTCGTTCCCGCGTGA
- a CDS encoding DUF7111 family protein, which produces MTDERGASDADDTRAEANGITATYSETGDERVLEFDRSGATAAVAQNREGYAMLKVRPTATGDELERYYGFDMALDHVAERLGVAPHELPVPEPAADMGM; this is translated from the coding sequence ATGACCGACGAGCGAGGGGCTAGTGACGCCGACGATACGCGTGCCGAGGCAAATGGCATCACCGCGACCTACAGCGAAACGGGCGACGAACGAGTGCTCGAGTTCGACCGCAGCGGAGCCACGGCGGCGGTCGCCCAGAATCGCGAGGGATACGCGATGCTCAAGGTTCGACCGACCGCGACGGGCGACGAACTCGAGCGCTACTACGGGTTCGACATGGCCCTCGATCACGTTGCTGAACGCCTGGGGGTGGCGCCACACGAGCTCCCGGTTCCGGAGCCTGCAGCGGACATGGGAATGTAG
- a CDS encoding alpha/beta fold hydrolase, with the protein MKLRSALGAAAGTVGLTALGNRLLASRARSLENPVPGVERTYHWRGMDVRYTVAGEPDAPDMVLVHGIHAAASGREFADVVEDLADTYRVTVVDLPGFGRSDRPPLVYSHKLYTEFMEEFLRDQTETPIVVTSSLSASFVVDAASEVDIERLILICPLADTTERRPWIRTLFRTPLVGTALFNVLVSKPSTRYFFERDGYYDADRIDPAALEYAWQSAHQPGAKYAPASFVAGTLDPSSDFDLATELATLETPTTLIWGRDAELVPLRDGRELADAADLDLVVIDYATQMPHAEHPEKFLEYVSAELPRTDS; encoded by the coding sequence ATGAAACTTCGATCCGCCCTCGGAGCGGCCGCCGGAACCGTCGGCCTGACCGCACTCGGGAACCGCCTCCTGGCGTCCCGCGCCAGGTCCCTCGAGAACCCCGTTCCCGGCGTCGAGCGTACCTACCACTGGCGAGGGATGGACGTTCGATACACGGTCGCCGGCGAACCGGACGCCCCGGACATGGTACTGGTTCACGGAATCCACGCCGCGGCGAGCGGGCGGGAGTTCGCCGACGTCGTCGAGGATCTCGCGGACACCTACCGAGTGACGGTCGTCGACCTCCCCGGATTCGGGCGCTCCGACCGCCCGCCACTCGTCTACTCGCACAAACTCTACACGGAGTTCATGGAGGAGTTCCTCCGCGATCAGACCGAGACCCCGATCGTCGTCACCTCCTCGCTCTCGGCGTCGTTCGTCGTCGACGCCGCGTCCGAGGTCGACATCGAGCGCCTGATCCTGATCTGCCCGTTGGCCGATACCACCGAGCGCCGGCCGTGGATCCGGACACTGTTCCGGACCCCGCTCGTCGGCACCGCGCTGTTCAACGTCCTCGTGAGCAAACCCTCGACCCGGTACTTCTTCGAACGCGACGGGTACTACGACGCCGACCGGATCGACCCCGCGGCCCTGGAGTACGCCTGGCAGAGCGCCCACCAACCCGGGGCGAAGTACGCGCCGGCCTCGTTCGTCGCTGGCACGCTCGACCCCAGTTCCGACTTCGACCTGGCGACCGAACTCGCGACTCTCGAGACTCCGACCACCCTGATCTGGGGCCGGGACGCCGAACTCGTCCCGCTCCGGGACGGCCGGGAACTCGCGGACGCCGCCGACCTCGACCTCGTCGTCATCGACTACGCGACGCAGATGCCCCACGCCGAGCATCCGGAGAAGTTCCTCGAGTACGTCTCGGCGGAATTGCCACGGACGGATTCCTGA
- a CDS encoding LysE family translocator, with protein MTLTSLAAGVVFGIALAAPPGPMNAIIAEESVLRGWGAGFRAGLGAMIADVLFLVLAFVGVVAVVERYGALQSVLYLLGGILMLVFAVGAWREARGAASFTDDIEAGATGFQKAFVLAATNPFQIGFWLTVGVGLIKPGTLDVFAHVPGIGDALAGSFVVETGSFALLVGFFGGIVLWITTYPAALARAGRRVDAFAPAVALVSGLVLAGFGALFLALGVMGLV; from the coding sequence CTGACTCTCACCTCACTCGCTGCGGGCGTCGTCTTCGGAATCGCCCTCGCCGCACCGCCCGGCCCGATGAACGCGATCATCGCCGAGGAGAGCGTGCTTCGAGGCTGGGGTGCCGGATTCAGGGCCGGCCTCGGTGCGATGATCGCCGACGTCCTCTTTCTCGTCCTCGCGTTCGTCGGCGTCGTCGCCGTCGTCGAACGCTACGGCGCCCTCCAGTCGGTGCTCTACCTCCTCGGAGGCATCCTCATGCTCGTCTTCGCGGTCGGCGCCTGGCGGGAGGCCCGCGGCGCCGCGTCGTTCACCGACGACATCGAGGCAGGAGCGACCGGTTTCCAGAAGGCGTTCGTCCTCGCCGCGACGAACCCGTTCCAGATCGGTTTCTGGCTCACCGTCGGCGTCGGCCTCATCAAGCCGGGCACGCTCGACGTATTTGCACACGTGCCCGGAATCGGTGATGCGCTCGCTGGATCGTTCGTCGTAGAGACCGGCAGCTTCGCCCTGCTTGTCGGCTTTTTCGGCGGGATCGTGCTCTGGATCACGACCTATCCCGCGGCGCTGGCTCGAGCGGGTCGACGCGTCGACGCCTTCGCCCCCGCGGTGGCCCTCGTCAGCGGCCTGGTTCTCGCGGGCTTCGGCGCGCTGTTTCTCGCACTCGGCGTGATGGGCCTGGTGTGA
- a CDS encoding DUF2516 family protein, whose product MARSHLDIRRSHYRVAAIPNNSLMDREPAFREVQQFRQPWIWALLGGIAFLMLVLGPVSWGGLMVIGAIAGLIYSLRLQTEVRADGIYLKMWPLHRSFRRISWSEIERYESKRYRPLREFGGWGIRWAPGKLAYNVSGDQGVWIERTNGRAILVGSQHTEEFVRAIDETAQ is encoded by the coding sequence GTGGCACGATCGCATCTCGATATCCGGAGAAGCCATTATCGAGTAGCGGCAATTCCAAACAACTCACTCATGGATAGAGAGCCAGCATTTCGTGAAGTACAACAGTTTCGCCAGCCGTGGATCTGGGCGCTTCTCGGCGGTATCGCGTTTCTCATGCTCGTGTTGGGGCCCGTATCGTGGGGAGGACTCATGGTTATCGGCGCGATCGCTGGACTCATCTACAGTCTTCGTCTCCAGACCGAAGTGAGAGCCGACGGCATCTATCTCAAAATGTGGCCTCTTCACCGATCGTTCCGTCGAATTTCGTGGTCGGAGATCGAGCGATACGAGTCGAAACGGTACAGGCCACTTCGTGAGTTTGGCGGCTGGGGAATCCGGTGGGCACCCGGGAAACTCGCTTACAACGTCAGTGGCGATCAGGGGGTCTGGATCGAACGGACGAACGGGCGGGCAATCCTCGTCGGATCACAACACACCGAGGAGTTTGTCAGGGCCATCGATGAGACAGCACAGTAG
- a CDS encoding DUF3267 domain-containing protein, producing the protein MTATDDRLAYQHIASLRAPRSAVGRWALCSAVAFLYSWYVALDLHGATLGRPFDGVVVDPSALASGLEVIALVVGAFFVVAVPHELLHGAIMRYFGGRPRYGVRTARFGIPYAYAETRTDYSRNQMVAILVAPVVGISVVGFVLAVVLDARWPLVVLAANVAGSVGDCWMASRLLQYSESVRVGPPPAGGVGDEDEGENEDGDEEDGEDEIGDEDGALAIYGRSADPQSRLPARVVHSFLVGTIGTIVVLALGLVVLVFASLAFDSGAVVLADGDGNWLLFRHEPTADRGVLIEVGHRVVAVFGAVGGVIWLGVGRGLEAPR; encoded by the coding sequence GTGACCGCCACCGACGACCGATTGGCCTACCAGCACATCGCGAGCCTGCGGGCTCCTCGGTCGGCCGTCGGCCGCTGGGCGCTCTGCTCGGCGGTCGCTTTCCTGTACAGCTGGTACGTCGCACTCGACCTTCACGGCGCCACTCTCGGCCGTCCGTTCGACGGCGTCGTCGTCGATCCGTCGGCGCTGGCGAGCGGACTCGAGGTTATCGCGCTCGTCGTCGGCGCGTTCTTCGTCGTCGCCGTTCCCCACGAACTCCTCCACGGCGCGATCATGCGCTACTTCGGTGGCCGCCCGCGCTACGGCGTCCGGACCGCCCGGTTCGGGATTCCCTACGCCTACGCTGAGACGCGAACCGACTACAGCCGCAACCAAATGGTCGCCATCCTGGTCGCGCCCGTCGTCGGTATCTCGGTCGTCGGATTCGTACTCGCGGTCGTCCTGGACGCTCGATGGCCGCTCGTCGTCCTCGCCGCCAACGTTGCGGGATCTGTCGGGGACTGCTGGATGGCCAGTCGACTGCTCCAGTATTCCGAGTCCGTTCGTGTTGGGCCGCCGCCGGCCGGTGGGGTTGGGGACGAAGACGAAGGCGAAAACGAGGACGGGGACGAAGAGGATGGCGAAGACGAAATCGGGGACGAGGACGGAGCACTCGCGATCTACGGCCGCTCCGCAGACCCGCAGTCGAGGCTGCCCGCTCGAGTCGTTCACTCCTTTCTCGTCGGAACCATCGGAACGATCGTCGTACTCGCGCTGGGACTCGTCGTCCTCGTATTCGCCTCGCTCGCCTTCGATTCGGGTGCCGTTGTCCTCGCCGACGGCGACGGGAACTGGCTCCTCTTCCGTCACGAACCGACGGCTGACCGGGGCGTACTGATCGAGGTCGGCCATCGGGTCGTCGCGGTGTTCGGGGCGGTCGGCGGGGTCATCTGGCTCGGCGTCGGCAGGGGACTTGAAGCGCCACGCTGA